The Papaver somniferum cultivar HN1 chromosome 3, ASM357369v1, whole genome shotgun sequence genome includes a region encoding these proteins:
- the LOC113359385 gene encoding F-box/FBD/LRR-repeat protein At5g53840-like, protein MEAVKKPRYNTNDEDKISKLPDFLIHHILSFVDIQDAVQTCILSKRWGNIWTSLPFLTFDRSVLDEFGYPRFLDFVDYVSSLRDNRCFDIRRFHLLGLYGTYKCDFIDRLRRWIIVVARSNVEDIDVQFTGDVSDDNKDFQVPSCVSTCKSLTKLELKLSTHGKIFLSNSISLPRLKYLKLENTSFNHDESLTKLCSSCPVLEHFDLSGVSSTTPLNITISSLTLKHFELHIDYRKSIHNTLRLCAPNLVHLVLSNLDYLLLEDVSSLVTADDVRRVLEQLEKQPFQFSNLQCLKMQKIRLSTDSTQVIASLLKNSPIVESLALELCQYVKFDHGYGWDEGLNSGSESEEEMESDLHTGETTLGLEGMFANTMKQLKSVEISGLEGSDTELKLIEILMKNAVVVKKMVLKKDPHRSINEVTKCRCR, encoded by the exons atGGAAGCAGTAAAGAAACCGCGTTACAATACCAACGATGAAGATAAGATCAGCAAGTTACCAGATTTCTTAATTCATCACATCCTCTCTTTCGTTGACATACAAGATGCTGTCCAAACCTGTATATTGTCAAAGAGATGGGGTAATATTTGGACTTCTCTTCCCTTTTTGACTTTCGATCGTTCAGTTCTAGATGAATTTGGTTATCCACGTTTTCTTGATTTTGTCGATTACGTATCAAGTCTTCGTGACAACAGATGTTTTGATATTCGACggtttcatcttcttggtctgtatGGAACATACAAATGTGATTTTATCGATCGTCTTCGTCGATGGATAATCGTTGTTGCTAGATCTAATGTTGAAGATATAGATGTGCAGTTTACCGGGGATGTATCTGATGACAATAAAGACTTTCAGGTTCCAAGTTGTGTCTCTACTTGTAAGTCATTGACAAAATTGGAACTAAAGTTGTCGACGCATGGTAAGATTTTTCTGTCGAATTCTATATCATTACCTCGTCTGAAATATCTGAAACTGGAAAACACCTCGTTTAACCATGATGAGTCATTAACCAAGTTATGTTCAAGTTGTCCTGTTTTGGAACACTTTGATTTAAGTGGCGTTAGTAGTACTACACCTTTAAACATCACTATATCTTCTCTTACACTGAAGCACTTCGAATTACATATCGACTATCGTAAATCAATACATAATACGTTGAGGTTATGCGCTCCAAATCTCGTGCATTTGGTTTTATCAAATTTGGACTATTTGTTGCTCGAAGATGTTTCTTCTCTGGTCACGGCTGAT GATGTTAGAAGAGTTCTGGAACAATTAGAAAAGCAACCTTTTCAGTTTTCTAATCTGCAATGTCTCAAGATGCAAAAGATAAGGCTCTCAACAGACTCTACGCAAGTCATTGCCTCCTTGCTCAAGAACTCGCCTATTGTCGAATCCCTCGCATTGGAACTTTGTCAG TACGTGAAATTCGATCACGGATATGGATGGGATGAGGGATTAAATTCTGGTTCGGAGTCGGAAGAGGAGATGGAATCAGATCTACACACTGGGGAG ACAACTCTCGGCTTAGAAGGGATGTTCGCCAACACCATGAAACAACTCAAGTCCGTTGAGATAAGTGGTCTAGAAGGAAGTGATACGGAACTAAAGCTTATAGAAATTCTGATGAAGAATGCCGTTGTCGTGAAGAAAATGGTCTTGAAGAAGGATCCACATAGATCCATTAACGAGGTTACAAagtgtaggtgtagataa